One Camelina sativa cultivar DH55 chromosome 3, Cs, whole genome shotgun sequence genomic window carries:
- the LOC104777841 gene encoding uncharacterized protein LOC104777841, with product MAFPLFSAFMENPSPSATAAVTREEFHTFHKIDRTLFTRLVYTLSRDVDQSFHAMGFLMMLEQSGYAPDLIASLGSLPDTVVDAVANEVSVCINLLFNHHFASTVLAANNDDNTIIPLLLRITKGRFTLTLINANREIFCTSLRNNWNDFCVRAFEDICEKVPKFNREKLMALEREKYIEELRNIRLGCLQQVSPNRNVQNVTVAYPLPPPPVGEEANKAAAVRMLSEEERAAKAAAEERTLFLTFSKGYPISEEEVRVYITRRLGDVIGAIEMQQVEGEQPLFAKLVLKPSCASMMEKILGARGKNKFTINGKHVWARKYVRKNMFSASTSTHV from the coding sequence aTGGCTTTTCCATTGTTTTCGGCTTTCATGGAGAATCCTTCACCGTCTGCTACTGCCGCGGTCACACGAGAGGAGTTCCATACCTTTCACAAAATCGACAGAACCCTTTTCACTCGTCTTGTCTATACTCTAAGCCGAGACGTGGACCAGTCGTTTCACGCGATGGGTTTTCTCATGATGCTCGAGCAATCCGGTTACGCCCCCGACCTAATCGCCTCTCTTGGCTCTCTACCAGACACTGTCGTCGATGCTGTGGCTAACGAAGTCAGTGTCTGTATCAATCTTCTATTCAACCATCATTTCGCATCGACTGTCTTGGCTGCCAACAACGACGACAATACCATCATACCTTTGCTCTTGCGTATCACTAAAGGGAGGTTCACTCTCACGCTGATCAACGCAAACCGCGAAATTTTTTGCACTTCGTTGAGAAACAACTGGAACGATTTCTGCGTCCGAGCTTTCGAAGACATATGCGAGAAGGTACCTAAGTTCAATAGGGAGAAACTTATggctttagagagagagaaatacaTTGAGGAATTGAGGAACATTAGGCTTGGTTGTCTTCAACAAGTTAGCCCTAACAGGAATGTGCAAAATGTAACTGTTGCttatcctcttcctcctcctcctgttggagaagaagcaaacaaggcAGCCGCGGTGAGGATGTTGTCGGAAGAAGAGAGAGCAGCGAAGGCGGCTGCGGAAGAGAGGACTCTGTTCCTGACGTTTTCCAAAGGATATCCGATATCGGAAGAGGAAGTCAGGGTCTACATCACTAGGAGACTCGGGGATGTGATAGGAGCAATAGAGATGCAACAAGTTGAAGGTGAGCAGCCGTTGTTTGCGAAGCTGGTGTTGAAACCGTCGTGTGCGTCGATGATGGAAAAGATTTTGGGTGCGAGGGGTAAGAACAAGTTCACCATCAATGGCAAACATGTTTGGGCTCGTAAGTATGTTCGCAAGAACATGTTCTCAGCTTCAACCTCTACTCATGTTTGA
- the LOC104777842 gene encoding ras-related protein RABG3e, with protein MPSRRRTLLKVIILGDSGVGKTSLMNQYVNKKFSNQYKATIGADFLTKEVQFEDRLFTLQIWDTAGQERFQSLGVAFYRGADCCVLVYDVNSAKSFEDLNNWREEFLIQASPSDPENFPFVVIGNKIDVDGGNSRAVSEKKARAWCASKGNIPYYETSAKEGTNVEDAFLCITKNAMKSGEEEEMYLPDTIDVGTSSNPQRSKGCEC; from the exons ATGCCTTCCCGTAGGAGAACGCTCCTCAAAGTCATCATCCTCGGTGACAGCGg GGTTGGGAAGACCTCTTTGATGAATCA ATATGTTAATAAGAAGTTCAGCAACCAGTACAAGGCGACCATTGGTGCTGATTTCCTGACTAAGGAAGTTCAATTTGAAGACCGGCTTTTCACTTTACAG ATCTGGGACACAGCTGGTCAAGAAAGGTTTCAGAGTCTTGGTGTAGCGTTTTATCGTGGTGCTGATTGCTGTGTTCTTGTATATGATGTCAACTCCGCCAAGTCATTTGAGGATCTCAACAACTGGAGGGAAGAGTTTCTGATTCAG GCAAGTCCGTCGGATCCAGAGAACTTTCCCTTTGTTGTTATCGGTAATAAGATCGATGTGGATGGTGGAAACAGTCGGGCG gtttcaGAGAAGAAGGCTCGAGCTTGGTGTGCTTCAAAAGGAAACATTCCGTACTATGAAACCTCTGCCAAAGAAGGCACCAATGTGGAAGACGCGTTCCTGTGTATAACTAAGAACGCAATGAAAagtggagaagaggaagagat GTACTTACCAGACACGATCGATGTTGGAACCAGCAGCAATCCACAAAGGTCAAAAGGATGTGAATGCTGA
- the LOC104777843 gene encoding uncharacterized protein LOC104777843, with amino-acid sequence MKQQRYLVVVFFILFSFLLFVNLSEGRSGGGGVAEEYWKKMMKNEPLPEPIKELLYNPFRTAEERFIQSFDTKSVVIIYHNPKE; translated from the exons ATGAAGCAACAACGTTACTtggtcgtcgtcttcttcatccttttcAGCTTTCTTCTG TTTGTGAACCTGAGTGAAGGAAGATCAGGAGGTGGAGGAGTAGCAGAGGAGtattggaagaagatgatgaagaatgaACCGTTGCCGGAACCAATCAAAGAGCTTCTCTACAATCCGTTTAGGACCGCAGAAGAAAGGTTCATACAGAGTTTCGACACCAAATCTGTTGTCATCATCTACCACAACCCTAAGGAATAG
- the LOC104777844 gene encoding uncharacterized protein LOC104777844, translating into MKQQHYLVVFLIVLFSFLLFVNLNEGRSGRGVAEEYWKKMMKDKPLPEPIKELLKNPFRTAQEMFIQDFDTKSVVLIYHNPNE; encoded by the exons ATGAAGCAACAACATTACTTGGTCGTTTTCTTGATCGTCCTTTTCAGCTTTCTCCTG TTTGTGAATCTTAATGAAGGACGATCAGGAAGAGGAGTTGCAGAGGAAtattggaagaagatgatgaaggatAAACCGTTGCCTGAACCAATCAAAGAGCTTCTTAAAAATCCGTTTAGAACAGCACAAGAGATGTTCATCCAAGATTTTGACACCAAATCTGTTGTCCTCATCTACCACAATCCTAATGAATAA